Below is a genomic region from Populus trichocarpa isolate Nisqually-1 chromosome 15, P.trichocarpa_v4.1, whole genome shotgun sequence.
tttcttctaataattgctattttttttctttattttttgtatgatttatttattttttaattttttttattaaaatttaatcatttaaaaattaaattttaaggtttttttttaaatttaatatttcatgttaaataacTCGAGTTACATGCTTAataaattaacatatatttatattatttctttaatatcaTTCCATATTGGTTTTATGTCGCTAGGTTTATTCTCAAGAAACAAGTTAGAAGTgtctttgattttaatataaacattttaaatattttcatccattaattttttatttgcaacaATTTCGTCCCTATATCAATttccacaaataaataaataatcgatgaaataaacatataaaaaaaataccaaaattacTTTGTTCTATATCCAATAACTGTATATATAAGGGTGGCATTATGTTTTTCCCTCGGTATGTTAATCTTACTCTATAATatacttttattatttagatataccaaaatatctataattaaataataatatatattttttcatcaataatgatATGTATTAAATGCTGGTGTTAAATTTGTATTTAGAAAGtgcttttttattagaatattcaattttacttttattttcatcacctaccataaaatataattttctcaaaataaaagtcctactatttgtttttgttaaataacGTTTTTAGTGTTCCACCTATTATACAccaataaaatatgtatttaaaaaatatacagtaattaaaattttaattttttttttatttttatatacttttttttaattttaataattaaaaaaatatcaataaattttaattatgttcaagTAAGATATTAAAGATGATGGGTGGTGCAGTATATTAATAAAACTTGTATTAAATATAGaatgaattaataatttgtgAGGTGAGGATAAAATCGTTCTAATaatatacaataataattaattttttaagcataggaaaatgattaaattggggaaaaaaagtaaatagaAGATAAGAGGATGATAAtgagatatataaataaaaatagtaagagAACCAAAGTAAAACAATCAAGAGAGTACAGGGACCATTGAAACCATTCGGTGTATTTTGCCGTCAGCAAAGCCTGTAAATCCTTTTTGACAAACCTCTACAAGAGTCTCCGCGTCCTTCTCCGCCTCCAACCCGTAGATTCGTAGATCTCTTCACTTATGGCCACCGCTGCTCTCCTCCGCTCTCTACGACGCCGTGACGTCGCCTCCGCTCCTCTTTCGTCCTACAGAAGCGTACGTCTCTAAACTTTTatgctccttttcttcttcagttTTATTGATTTGGTTATTCGTTAGAGGAGATCAAACCGATACTCTAACTTGATGCTTGAGGggataaataaatgataagtttttttttgttatggtatTTCAGAAAGTTGGGCCCTTCAAGGATTTATCCGTGTTgggtttttttcatttgatttctttACATAATCACTGTTTTTTAGGATATTAAagcttttgttttgtatttattgttgTGTTTAACTCTTAATGATCAGCTGAGATGTTTTATATATGTAAGTTTTAAATGCTAAAGCTTTGGACGCTGTTAATTTAATcgttttttatctatatttgtgaaaaaaaatagataatgatTGTAAAAATGCTTTGTTTTTATGAATCCATAGTCGTGTTTGGTCTGGCTCATTAAAATCTGTTTGAGAATTGAGGCTGAGATTGTGAAATGGCTGAGTTTTGGTGTTCATCCCTTGTGCAGTTGACTAATGATGTGAGTCCAAAGTGGGCTTCTTCTAATTTCAGCCAAAATTGGGCTGGTTTGTCAAGAGCTTTGAGGTAGCTTATTAAGTTTTTGGTGGTTGTATATGTTTCTATTCGCCGTTCTTTTCTATTTGCTGAAGTATTGAGTGTTTCCTATTCTGTGTAGTGCAAAACCTGCATGTGGAGATTTTATTGGTGTTGATCTGGGTACTGCAAATTCATGTGCTGCTGTTATGGAAGGGAAGGTAAGAATGGCTTTTGTTCCAATTGTTTAtctgtttggtttttattaggCTTTCTTTTCCTTATTAATTCCATGACTGTGTACAGAATCCCAAAGTTTTTGAGAATGCTGAAGGATGTAGGATAACCCCCTCAGCTGTTACCTTCTCCCCAAAGATAGTAGCTGGGATCTTTGGAAAGAGCCCAAGCAAGGGAGTAAACCCAGTTGGGGCAGTGGCTATGGGAGCTGCAATTCAGGGTGGAATTTTACGTGGAGGTGTCAAAGAATTGCGTCTCCTTGATGTTGCTCCCTTGTCACTTGGTATCAAGACACGGGTGAGTCTTTACTGCCAAATCTGTGTTcaaatatttatcttaaaaaaatttaaatggggCAATAAGTTGCCATGCCTGTGCTAGTGTCCATGCGGCCCTCTGTTTGTGATATTTGTCTGTTCTATGTAGCCCTGTGCCCAGTTATACTTCTCTGATTCATTTTTTTGGGACCCCAGGTTTTCTCCACAGGGACTGACAACAAGACCCAGGTTACGGGTATTCCGCCACCTCCCAGGGGCACGCCTCAAATTGAGGTGACCTCTGACATTGATCAACCTAATACCTCACATATCCTTCGCCCATTATCTCCTCATCTTCCTATTTATAGCCCCCAGGTTCATTCAACATTTTCCATTGTCAATAGAATCTCCGGGGCTTACCTATCTGctctagttttgtttttttgtcttatttgtCTGAAAGCGGGTTCGATTTGCTTCACCTATTATAGTTTCTACCAATTCCTCTTTTATTCATCCAAGCTGATCCTACCTGTTGTCGATGTTACCGCCGCCCTTGCCCTGACCTATCATCTGTTTTATGGGGTTCGTCATTTACTGCATTGAAGGATTTCTCTTTATTCAAATAAGGAGCCCTCGAATCAAAAAGTGGTCCCTTTTCCCTTCCTTGCTGAAAGGGGCAACCCTTCTCTTGATATCCGTTGTAGGGGGGCTTCTCCTTGGGAGATTAATTTGAATGTATTAagtctttttgttcttttgtaaaTTGAATGTGTTAGTCTTTTTGCTCGTTTGGAAACCGCCTATGGATGCTGAGGCTGAGGCCCTTTTTATTGTATCAATAACCAAATTTTTTTCTGGAAGGAGATTGTTTGTTCATTTGACAACTGCCTATCAATATTGAGGCTGAGGCCCTTCCATTGCCATTGTTGCTCACTTGTTCCACTCCGTGCTGCTGTTCTTAATCATGTGGAGAAGAAACACTGTTAGTTTTGTTGACTTTTGTCTGATCATAAAGATATTTACAAGTGTTTGAGTTCATTCGGGTCATATATTTGCTTCATATTTCTAGTGACCCTAGAGGGGTAGCTGTTTTAATTTATCTGGAAGGATTATTGGTATGTGCACTTCATGCCTCTATGTTTATTCAGTAGTTGTGCATCCTTCTTTGGACGCGTTCTATTATAATTTTGGAAAATGGCAGTCTGGATTCAGCCCTTCTTGCGACAAGtagcaaacaaaaattaacaaaatagaaCGAAATAGTGAAATGATgattttacttttcattaaatTAGCCTAGAAGATTAAGCTAAAAGATTGAGCTAAGGggtaaaatggttttttttcatgtgatttatttgttatttttatttttaaaaaggctATAaagatctttttatatttttaggatAGTAAATGTATTTTACTATCCAagcaaatatcaaataattgattaagtatgattttttttttgtttttaccggGTATCCTAATATCGTTTTAAAAGGTAAGACTAGTTATGTTCGGGGTTTGTGGTTGTTTCTCTCAATAAATGTGTTTTCTAGGGATGATCGAACTTGTGTTCATTCTTGTAGAGATATAGCATTATCTTAACCGCTAAACtaatattacattaaaattatttttaatattagtagagatttgaaaatataaaaaaaattatttaaaaaaaatcaaaatttaaaggaaTTATTTTAGCAACGCATGTTGTTTTCCATGAAGGATAACTGTGTAAACATCaaactcacttttttttttttcttggtgggGAAGGCCAAAATCATCATATCACATGAAAATGTAGACTGGGAATGCGAAAAGTTTTTTCTCCATtttgcttttgtgttttttaaccaatttggaggtttttgttttgaaattggagattagttgtttttatttttaatgttataggagtgttttttaagtatttctAGATGAAAATAGAttggaaatttgatttttcaaagaaaaaaaacactacatgGATTTTTCAACCATTTATTATATAATGGCTAAAAAGTGGTTTGCAAATGACacgttaatttatttattttttgttaaaaaaaaatagaacgaATTAAGCAAACGACGACgcatttagataattttaaaaaatattcaggcCTAGGAACACGTGCCTGAACTGCCAGTATCATGCTGTTAGGCCCATGCGTCAGCCTTGGATTTCAGGGGGCCAACAACACGTGCATTTTGAAATTCCTTAAATTTTTCCTCATTGTTTAACAAACTTGCAAAAAAATGACCctataaatttataaagtttaaaagaaagCAAAGTCAAATTGaaaccaataataatattagggttgattattttttattcgatttgttttttatcaaaaaaaaattaaactgaaatttttgatttggttcaaaccgaccggtttcggttcggttttttaggacaaaaatcggttcaaaccggtttgactcggtttttttccagttttttttcggttcgggttcggtttgattttttctgtatcaggcttataaaaccaaaaccgaacaggtcggttttttcaaaattttaattaatttaatcggttttttttataatttaatttttttaattattattttttaaatattttcaatttaatcagttttcCAATTATTTTACTCATGTTAGTAATACTTGCATAACACAAGATTCTTAAATGATGTCATTAGCGTCGTggaggaaaaaaatgatatgtgCTAATTAAGAGGGTGCTGGGTAGTgtagtagcggttgtttttcaaataactttttgtgtcaaaatgcatgtcaatgattttttttatttttttaaaattatttttgacatcagcacatcaaaacgatccaaaacgtacaaaccattaaaaaaaaaattgaattttacagAATATTCTATAATTTTCTAATCAACAACTCCTCTTGACATCtcaacatgtataaaatatgtaGCGAACACGTGCATGGAAATGTTAGAGATTTCGAACCAATGTTTATTCTTTGAcaacctccttttctttttctttttcttttcttttttctttttctttttctcttttttcttggacagcaactaataaaaaaaagtttattcttTGTGACCATTTAAAAACTATATCCACCCataggttttaaatttattcaagcATAGCACCGTATCTTCTATGATAAAGCTAgtaaagaaattttatattattttatgagtttatttttaaaatacaggaaattaataaaaaatcatcaaatataataaaaatactttcatccaagttaaaaaataattctttgatcaattaaattctatttgtttttacattttaaaagtgttttttctaaatatatattattttatttcaaattattattttttttgtatttttaaatgatgttaaaaatatttttttaaaattttaaaaaatatattttaatatattttcaaataaaaaatattttaaaaaataattacttaatGATTTTTCGACTGTCAACCCAACCCAAAACGTGTAAATTTCTCACCCATAATCAGCAACAAAAATCTGAtacacataaattaaaaaagaaaaaaatgaagggaaaatCCCACAATGGCCACCAATTCCGCAAATCACCCTTCTCCTCTAACTCTCTAAACTACCATAACCCCGGCCGATTTAGTCACTTCACAATTAAAATTCTCGATTTAGTCACCAGCTGTCACCATAAAATTATTTCTGGAAAAAATGCAGTCACTCAATCTGAAATTGTTAACGGATTTTAGTACGGGTACGAGGAGGTTTGTTCCGGGTCGGAGCTTCGGTACGGAGTGGAGACAGTGTTTGAATTTGAGGAATTACAACCGAAATTGTCGGATTGTAGCATGTTCTGTTGAGAGAGATGGAGGGGGTGAAGGAACAAGTTCAAGTTCAAGTTCGAGTTCGAGTTCGGACCCTAGTCCGAGTTCCTTTTTGTCTCGCAGTCAAACTTATGCTATGCTCAAACAACAAATGGAGGTTGCTGCACAATCTGaggtaacattttttttttttattattattaattgtgTTTATTTCTTTGGaacaatttgaatttaattaaagtcaatttctttctttttttaaaaaaaagtattctgATTTggcattacttttttttaattgggtaaATTACCTGCTTAATCACTGTTTGGTTTCTAGGAAAATGTAGGGAATATATATTGTGGGTTCAAATTTCTTCTTTGGGAAATATGTAagctttttctttcattttggtttGGGTTGTGTTGAGTATAAGCAAAATGAATGTGGCATCAATGGTCAGGaagcatgatttttatttatttatttttatttttggcaatAAAATGGGTTTTGGGATAGTAATATCTTTGTAAATATATGAGTTTGTTTGTTCTGATATTAGGACTATGAAGAAGCTGCAAGACTTCGTGATTCATTGAGATCATTTGAGGAAGTGGAACCAGTTTTGCGGCTTCGTAGGTTGCTTAAGGAGGCAGTTGCTGATGAGCGGTTTGAGGTAGCTGTTTGTGGTGTCTCATTTTCCAATTTGAAtgtgaaattttattatatgtagtGGTTTTATCCGTGCTGCTAAGCAGTTGGAGAAATTTCTATTCATTTTAGATGGAAACATTCAATATTTGTATTTGGGTTTGGTCAAAATGGtcatcttgttttttcttttttctttttttgagccTCCATGATTCTTCAATTCTGCATCTTTTTCTAATGTTTCAGCTTGTCAGTTGTTGCCTATTTTACTGTCAGGTGTCTCATGTCGCGATGGAAAAAAAGGGTTAACTTCAGATGCTGTTGTCGAAAATAATCATTTATCAGTATCAATGATTGGATTGGAATAAACTACTCTGTTTTATTCGCTAGGATTTAtaggtttttggttttgttgccCAATCATGAAGAGTTCAGAAGAGAGAATAGAGTCCTAAAACTATGAGTGTTCTTAAACATGGGTCAAACAAAAGTTATAAATCTAAGGTCCTAAAAATAGTTGGCCTTTTGTGTATGGACAACTTGTATTGAACTAAGCTTTTATCTATCATGTCTTGTGTAGAAGTTCTTGCACCAACCACCTTTCTGCAAGCTTTGGCAGTTTAGTTTCGTAGAATTTTGTGAGTTTAACTTAAGATATCCAATCTTTTCGCTCTGGCATTTGCCTTTATCTGGTGACTGCAtttgtttatttcttaaatCATCTATCAGCACAAATATGAGCATAAAACTCCAATagtgaatttgatattttagtaAAGGGCATGGACGTTGTATAACTTTCTGGAAGCCTAGATATCGAATGTAGTTTTCAATGATATACATCattctataaattattatagTACAAGTAACAGTCTTCCTACATCTTACTGTCTTGGAATGAGGCCTATATAACTCAATGGACTTGAATGAGGTTGCACTTTACAGTTATGgtgtcagttttttttatataatgactATTTTGCCTAAGTCATGCCATAAAACatgatttcatattatttctATACCATTCTGTTCACCGTGGATGTTTCTGATAAAATTTTATCCATTTGGTAAATTTTTGGCAGGATGCAACTAGGTATCGCGATGAGCTAAAGGAAATTGCACCACTTTCTCTCTTGAAATGTTCAAGTGATGCAACTACCTTGGTATGCTAACTATCTGGTCAGCGTGGCAGTTCTTACTGTCTTataaatcttttgttttcatataaaCTGATATCATCTTGTTCATGTAACTCCTGTTACCATCAGGCATATCAACTGATTTAAACTTATAAATCCATGTTTTTATCCTATCCATTCTTCCTTGACTCTGTTATACTACAATTTGACCTGTGTATTTATATCTGGCCTTTGCAAAACTTATTTTCAGCATAATTAAATTAGAGACCCATATGATGTCCTTGAATAACCAGTTTTGATCTCCTTGTATATGATCTTTTCCATATGGGAAACATGTTCAAAATTGGAGAATAAAGGGGGTGATTATGGACGGGGCTGCTGCAATATGTGTGAGTTGGCAATAGATAACACAAAGGTGCATTACTATGCATGATCATTTCGATGATAACACAAATATGATTGAAATTGGGAGAATAAATGGGTTGAGTATGGATGGGGCTGTTGAAATATGTGTGAGTTGGCAATAAGTAATCCGAAGTTACTCTAGTATGCATGCTCTTTTCCATGTGTCAAAGTAAATACCCACAATCTGGTCTAGGTTTGAGTTTTTAGGTAATCATCCTGTTGCTTTACTCTGCATAGATAACATGAAGTTGCTTTAAAAGGAGGAAGCCAAATAAAATGCATATTAGAAAtggtttaaattgatttgagtAATCATAACCAAATCTCATTTATTTCAGGGGATAAGGGTTCAAGTTAGGAGCGTGTACATTGAGGGCCGAAGTCAGCCTTCAAAGGGGCAGTACTTCTTTGCATATAGAATAAGAATCACTAATAACTCAGATCGCCCTGTTCAACTTCTCAGAAGACACTGGATTATCACAGATGCCAATGGAAAAACTGAAAATTTTTGGTGAGATAAATTATCTTATTCTGGTCAGGAGTCTTATAAAATGCTTCAGTTTATATGACttggcttttctttttcttttctggttCCATCAGCATGGGCTGCAGTTTGCGTTTCATTGACTTCTAATGAATTTCAAATCATTTGTCATGCTGCAGGGGAGTTGGAGTTATAGGTGAACAGCCGGTTATACTTCCTAGGACAGGATTTGAATACTCATCTGCATGCCCACTTTGCACTCCCAATGGTAGAATGGTAAGTCGTGGCGATGTTCTTTCTCTTCCTGAAGAGTGATTGTTGGCTTTTGCCTTTTCTTCCCTTAATTTGGAGCAGATGAGGACAAGGTTTGTGCTTATATGTCAACATCAATAGGTCCCGTGAATATTGAAGTGAGAGCATGATATGTGGCCAGTGTTCCTATGGCCTCAAAGCttgtttttatcatgtattGAATCCTGTCTTAATCATGCCCGTACTTAGGGATACTTAGGGATACGTAGTCTGGTTTACATTTCACCATCCAACAAATTCCAGCAGTGTATTAATGGGAAACGCCTTGTGCAAacgattttgaaaattatgaatatttCCCATTCATAGGCACActcaaaaaatctatttttttcatacaattGCAGGAAGGTGACTTTGAGATGAAACACATTGACAAAGCTGGCTCACCCACGTTCAATGTTGCTATTGCGCCGTTCTCTCTCTCAATACTAGGAGATGGAAGTGATGCTTTTTGAAATGGGAAATGTGGACTCACTTCAGAGAGGGTGGAGGGCCTCTGCATCCATTCACGTTTGTCAATTGAAGGTTTGAAAAACTGTAAAACAGTGTATTTTATCTGGCAAGTGTGAAAATCATCTTCTCTTTGGTGGGATTTTATGCTGTTATCAATTGGTAGACTAGATGGATGTAAATTGTCAAAGTTGTATGTAACAAACTTATCGAAGAAATATTATAGTAGAAATGATTTTGTTAAAATCGAGGTGAGAATCCGAGGAGTGAAGAATAATTTAGactccgtttgtttgcaggaaagttgttttcttttggaaagtgaattccagggaaagtgaattcttggaaagtgaattccgggaaagtattttccgatgtttggtagtgttatggaaaatgaactggaaaacactttccagtgtttggttatgttatggaaaatgaactgaaaaataatttattaatgaattaatttttaatttagaagtttggggacttaattggacttggaattatttaattaatggaaTCAGGGATCTAATTGATAAATGTCAAAAGTTcagggaccaaagtgaaaaatagtCATTCCCAAGGACACAAATGGTGCCGTTTTGAAGAGCTGTTCATTATCCCTTCCATTTCGCGCGGAGAAAGCCTATTCAACAGGGAAAACGGCAGCAATTCGATTCGATCATGGACCACTTCTTTTGCCCACGATCCCGCTCGTGGATTGATTAATAGTCCTGTAAATGCAGGACTGTAACAGGGACTGGTTAGAGGGGCAAGCTCTCTGGCTCTATAAAAGGCAGAGCAGAACAGAGGCAAAGGGGGGAAGAACAGAGAAAAAACACAGCGACGGGAACTggagaaaaatcataagaaaaccaGAGACAGAACCCAAGGGAGAACACAGAGAAAACCAGGG
It encodes:
- the LOC7457745 gene encoding heat shock 70 kDa protein 10, mitochondrial, with the protein product MATAALLRSLRRRDVASAPLSSYRSLTNDVSPKWASSNFSQNWAGLSRALSAKPACGDFIGVDLGTANSCAAVMEGKNPKVFENAEGCRITPSAVTFSPKIVAGIFGKSPSKGVNPVGAVAMGAAIQGGILRGGVKELRLLDVAPLSLGIKTRVFSTGTDNKTQVTGIPPPPRGTPQIEVTSDIDQPNTSHILRPLSPHLPIYSPQVHSTFSIVNRISGAYLSALVLFFCLICLKAGSICFTYYSFYQFLFYSSKLILPVVDVTAALALTYHLFYGVRHLLH
- the LOC7457746 gene encoding uncharacterized protein LOC7457746, yielding MQSLNLKLLTDFSTGTRRFVPGRSFGTEWRQCLNLRNYNRNCRIVACSVERDGGGEGTSSSSSSSSSSDPSPSSFLSRSQTYAMLKQQMEVAAQSEDYEEAARLRDSLRSFEEVEPVLRLRRLLKEAVADERFEDATRYRDELKEIAPLSLLKCSSDATTLGIRVQVRSVYIEGRSQPSKGQYFFAYRIRITNNSDRPVQLLRRHWIITDANGKTENFWGVGVIGEQPVILPRTGFEYSSACPLCTPNGRMEGDFEMKHIDKAGSPTFNVAIAPFSLSILGDGSDAF